The segment CATGAGTTTAGTCCAGCCCTTGTCACAGCTTCTATACATCATTAAATCCCCCAACACTCCAGCCACTACTGCAAATTCTTTACCGTCCAAAGGAAGAAACGCAACTCTCTTGGTATAACTCTCACTTCGTGTTCTATGGCGTATAGTTGTTATAGCATAGAAGTTTATCtgtatataaagattttttttactaGACTCGTTTCATAACCAGACTAACGATGGAACAGAGTTATTctttgagaaaataaaaaaagtaaggTAAAAGTCAAGCAAACCTTGTAATAATAACCCAATGGGATGATTTGAGAGTTTAGAGTGTTGAGTGTTGTCACATCTTTATATCTCCAAGCACTATTTTGAAAAGGGGACATCAATATCTGTTCACCTGATTTTCCGTCGGTCACTTCAATCAACAGAAAGTCAGTACCAAAGGGAGTCTGGAATCTGAAGAGGAAAACTGCAATCCTTTTTAGTATGCACTGCGTATGACTTTCGAACCGAGGCTCGTGATTGAAAACAGTGAGAAGGCTGTTAAGGCCTAATCCGAGCCTATAGCTTGGCCGAGGTATGGCTGATCGCCACGAGCTACAGACGGAGCGGAAGTGAACAATCTCAAAACATGTCTGAGAACGACCACTGATTAGTTCCAGCAAGTCTTTTGGAAGCAACGACCAGTCTGCCATGGTTAGATCCGGCTATACGGAAAAGTAGCAAGAAACTTGAGAGATCTTAAGATGAGATGCGAGTTAGAGAAGAAGTCTTTGTTTATggtctgtttttgtttttgcttttatttgttatttcaGCCAATGAAGAAGTCACAGTCAAGGCTGTCGCAAAGGCTACTAATGACATTTTTTTACGCTCACACATTTTCTATATAATATAGAGAGCCTTCGCATGGAATCCCGCCTTGGCATATCTGTTTTTCtactttaactatttaaaaccaAAAGGAAAGAGTAACCTGCATAACGAGAAGTTGCCAAATAAGGCGAACGAAGTCACTTGGattcacatatatattatgattatcgatgatattttgtttttttttttggccaaaaaaaaaatctccacGTTCAATTTaagttttgcttcttctttttttttgtgtgttcaaAGATAGGCCCGGCTCTAACCCTGTGCTGGGAAAGCATTTGCACAGGGTCCATTATaatctttctaatttttaagcttagctagggctgggcaaataaaccgaacccgataaCCCGAACTGAAttcgatccgataaaaatgaatccgaaccgatctgaacccgacgtaaataccgaatggatcttgttttatggtatttcgggttatgggtattatccgaaccgaacccgaatctaaatggatatccgatagaacccgaaacattctaaacctcgaaaagatcttgtaccaaacatgatttcaattcctaatatgtatccaacatacactaagaaatattgaacatctaaaatacttatctattacacgaaggttggtggttctattacataaatgttggtggttctattacatgaaggttgatggttgaagatggccgttgaatcttgaagtatttagatttagattttgttttcgttaaacaatgtttcttatttcatgagaacttagttttcattttatgcttttatttatttggttttctttttatcagtaaatatttttatttttcgtttgattttgaatgatcatggttgatgtttcttatttttgaacCGATTgtacttaagttttggttacaaaataggtacaaatcaggtattttaaaagtgaagaaccgattttactcatgttttggttataaaataggtaaaaatcaggtatttttaaaccgaaaaaccgattgggacccgaacccgaaagttaTTGGATTGtgccggttctttgaagatttactaaccccgatccgaacccgatagaatccgaaccggtcccgaaccgaactttcatataatccgaatggggctgattttgataaacccaaaaaaccgaaactcgattggataaaaccgaaacccgattgggaccccgaatgcccaggcctaagcTTAGCCcaaaatttatcaaatttatttatttttacataaaaGAGTCCagtttttctacttttctttaAAGAAAAAGGCTCTAATATTTTTTCAGCTCAGGGCCTAAACTAACATTAAGACGGGTCTGTCTGAGATACAATGTGATTCACAATACTTTCTACATTTGCAGAAACATCTCTGTAAGTTACTAAAAATTCCGGACTATGCAATTCTTTAAAGGTTATATAGTTAGCAAGCTTTCGGAGATTCCAGAATACTGTAGACAGAGCTGTTCGTTGTGGTCGTTCGCTACGGAGAGAGTCTGTCCATCAAGAATGTCATTCTCGTACATGCAGAAATGTCTGTCGATCCAAGTGTTTTGGGAAAAATTTCATCGTGCAATCATTATATATGAAACTATTCATCAATATCGCATATGTTGCAGGTAATTTGATCATTATATGTAATagaattataaataatataatgtaTGCTATCCAGTGTTAAAAAAGTTGTTTAAAACATGTTTACATCTTATATGATGTTAATGTGTACACCAATTTCACAACACTAACTTCACAATGTACGTGTACAACATACATAAAAAGCTCTCATCCTTATATTCCTTCTGTTCCTTAATAAtagactttttaaaaaaaatatttatttcaaaaagatgtatttttgtgttttctatgaaaaaattgtaaacttcaagaaaattaattaactttattgaattactattggtttaaagttattgaaaattaaaaattacagaaaacgatacatttattatggtagtttaatgtgttttattaatatttgtgaaaataataaaaagtctaTATTTTAGGAACGGGAGTACGATTTTTCCAAAAAGTCAACAATCTTTTTTGAGTCATCTTGTTGTGTGTACTTCTGCATATAATTACTGAAATCCGTAGCTTTTATTCCTTATTGTTGCTAGTTTTCATCCAGTTGTTAGGTAGCTGTTGAGGAGCATTACATCACATCCACGAGGACAAGATCTGCTATgatttgttcaaaaaatatattgttgatttttcttatttttaataaacttgaCGTTGCATATATAAGAAAAGTTGATGTAACTGAGAAACCTTGAGAACAAGAAATTTGCAAATTTCATTATTTTCTCCACttccttttagtttttttctgtaTCTGCTGCCTTCACTCTCTTgggatataaaaaaaaaagataaaattttcTGAGAGAataggtttagagtttataggGTCAGATCGTTTTTGTGGGTTTGATCCTGAAGAGCAAGATGCGTTTGAATGTGTGATGTAGTATCTGCATAATGACTGAGCCAAACCCGATGTGGGACAAATAGAGCGCAAGTTCTGACCCTTTACCCCTCCTGAAATTAGTCCAGACGTTTCTTACACGTTATGTCTCACTGGTAACTTTCTTAACTCATAAACATACtcattgttttaataaaaatgcGATTTATTAGTCTCTCATGGACCTAACTCTAGTTGCAGATTTTTGTTTGCAAGGGGATCTTGGGCATGATTTTGACTCAAAAATAAACTTAACACGTTACACGAATAGCCCACCAAAGGGCAAGCAGGTTTGTTTGTTGGAGGTCTCTCTCAAGGTGATCAATTATTGATGAAAGAAGCTAAACAAACATATCTGAGGTCTTTCTTTGGATAAACAAGAAAGGAGATCGTGTCCAAAGAATGATTTATGTTTTGTTGATCTTGTTCTGGTTTGATTTTGAACAGCTTAGTGTTGCTCTGTAATGGATGCATAACCAGTAGATATGTCAGGATATTAAAAGGAACCGTTATTTTGCCTCGTGATAGCGATGTTCCTTCGAATCTTCTGACATATCTACTGCTTATGCCACCATTACAGAACAGCAACAAGCTGTTCAGAACCAAACACAGAACAAGAACAGCGGAACATAAAATCTGATCATCAGACACACGACCCTTGGGAAATTCTTTTGTAAAACTTGAATCTGGAACTCGAAGAATCATGtttattggaaaaaaaaatgtaatttatttttgtattagcacattttattacaataatCCAGTTAAAGCATTCCATGAGATGTGAAAAACTTGGTTACGCATAGAGACAATTGGAAAATGTGTGGTATATAGGGAACAAAAGTAAGAGATTATCCTCCCATCACAAGAGCCATTAATTCCTTGAGCTATAAGAAACAATAGAGACCCTCTGGTTCCTGCTTAACAACTGTAAAAAATACTTTTGAACTCAAAGAATTGCCTCACGGTCAACAGTAAACATGTCTTAAGACTTAACTCACAGAGAGAAGGCTATGAAAACAACAAGAGTAGCTTCTTATTTATAGAGAGCTGAAGGAGATAAGTAGAGAATCTTATAAGATTACAATCGAATTTGAGTCACACTCTCCAAACCAGAACGGATAAATAGTTTCTGCATATGTTTCGAGTTTTAGATCGTGATCAAATCCTTTACACAATCTAACCCTGCTACACCTTTGTTTGAATGATTTTTGATGTAAAAACAAGGACATGCAACATCAAAAGTGATGTATTCAAAGGTTCTCAAGAATCATTCAGAAGGAGAATCATCAATGGGATGCCAGAATCTATTATAGAACCACATGGTGTCACCCTTCACCGCATAGCCATCCTGGTTCCTGTGCCAACCATAGTACGCGTGAGTCCTGTTCTTTATCGATAATACCGCGTGTCCGAAGCTCGCTTCTCTGAAGGCAGAGTACTTAGGCTGAGGTTCAGTCATTCTGCAGAAACCATATCACACATTTTCAAACTCATCATCAAAAAAATCAGTTGCAATGATCACAAGCGTTTGATTATTTTAGCTTACCTGGTTGCTAATCCTTCAAGATTGCCTCCATCACCAATGGTGATGTATACTGGAGCAGATTTATCTTTAACCGGAGTGCAAATTCCATTAACCACGTTGTACGCAATGTTTGATACACGTTCCTGGTTTCAAAATAGCTCAGAGTTGTCAGAATCTATGGTTAAAAGAGACATGATAAGTTAAAAAGTTGTTGATATCTTACTGATCTTTCATAGGCATGAACGTGACCTGCAAAAACAACATCTACTTTGTACTTAACGAACCACGGCTCATACATCACTCTCATGGTTTCACCTTCCATGTAATGATAATCGTAGCTGTTGTACCACGGTGAATGCATCAGAACGATCAACCATGGAGTTTCTGTTCTGTTTACTTTAGGGAATTCCTTTTCTAGCCATTTGAACTGTGGCGTGTATTTACCTGTCCAAGGAAAAATGGAACATTAGATTCATCTTACGTCTTGGTTTAATAATAATCTCACCAAAAGGTTCAAGATGAGTTTACCATATGCTGAATATGAAGCTAGCACAATTATGTAAGCCGGTCCTCTCTTTATTGAGTACCAGAATGGTTCTGTGCTGCCTGATGATCGGTAAGGAGTACGGTACCTATTCAGGAATGGCTTAAATGGTTTGGTTTCTCCCTGCAGAGCGCGTAAAAACAATCCGTTTCAGTCTCAGTCTAATTTATGTAGTGCTAGTCTAACTACATGCTCTTATATCTATTTGTGTTGTAGCATTTTATGCCTAAATCCGAAAAAAGGTAGATGAAGCAAGAAGCTTTACAAGCTCGGGGGCAAAATCGAGTTCATGGTTTCCAACGGTCCAAATCCAGGGCTGATAAGCTGTGCTTCTTTCGGCAAATCTTCCCCAAGTGTCCCATCTGTTGTTGTCGTGGTTTGGGTATTGGTCGGCATATGAGAAATCTCCAACAAACAAAACTGCTTGCCCTTTCGTTGGGTTATTCTCATAATGTGTTAAAGTTATGTTTGAGTCAAAACTCTGCCCAAGATCCCCTGTAAAAACAACAATTTTTCAACTCCATGGGAACCTAATGAATGCCTTTTTAGTAGAAGTTAAAACCATGAAAATGTTAGACAATCACCAATAAGACCAAACGTGTAGGGCACGTCAGGACCGACTTCAGGAGGAGTGAAGAAATAGAACTCACGCTCCGTTTGTCCCACACCTACCACATAGTAGTACTTGGTGTCATACTGCAAGAAGAGAACCACAATATCAGATTAAGCTGACAATAGCAAAGATTTTGATAATGATGATggcatttaaaatatatatatatatataatggacCTCCAAGTTTCTAATGGTGCAATGATGGATGTGACCAGAGGTATAGTTGTAGAACTTGTACGTCTTGGATTTGCCATAGGCCTTGAGCTTTTTGGAGCTGTTCTCTTTCCAGTAAAGAACTGTGTCAGATCCTGGTGCTTCTTGTGTCACCCAAGACACTATCACTGCTTTCCCTTCTACATCCCCTTGTGTTATATGCACCTTTTTTGTGGAACCCCCAATTTAGATCagttgttgttttttctttgttttttgacATTTAGATCAATTGTTTTACAAAGAAGAAAAGTTTGCAACTGTATAATCTTTATTATAATCAATCAGAGTCGCCCACTAAATAGCTTTTTCTTCCATtaaaacaaagataaaaaaaagccACACCTAATATTCAAAACCGGTTCTAGCATAGTTAAATAAGATTTTGAACCCCTAGTTTTTAAGAGTTAATATATAGACCATATGACATCTAAAATTATCAAAGATAcatttaaaaatcattattatAATCTCTAAAATTTCAGGATGACCAGCTCTACTAATGTTAAACTCAAAAAGAGAAACTCTAACACCCACCGACAAATAAATTGATGTACCAGCAATATAACCAAAAAAGAACAGAAAAAACTAATACTTaatcattataattattttgggAACAAGACTCAGAAAAGATTGTCGATTATAGAAAGAAAAGGTGTATACGTACCTGTTGTGGTGCATTGTAACCAGGAGGAACACGAAAAACATCACTATCGAGTGGCATATCAACCGTTGCCTCTAACCTCCTGACATAATTACTTGTTCTGCCACCATGACAGAACAGCAGTAAACTGTTCAGAACTAAACCCAGAATAAGAAGGACAAATAGATTTGGTCCTTCGAGACGCGGACCCATTTTCTTAGCTTCTCTTatctttttattcttctttttgaGTGCTCAGATTATTTTGCCTGAAAATATATCCTGAGGGAAGCTATTCCTATATAGACGGGGAAGTTTCCTTGTAAAGAAGATAGATGCATGAGTTAACTTAAGAACCCGAATATTCGTGCGAAGT is part of the Brassica rapa cultivar Chiifu-401-42 chromosome A09, CAAS_Brap_v3.01, whole genome shotgun sequence genome and harbors:
- the LOC103837767 gene encoding purple acid phosphatase 10, yielding MGPRLEGPNLFVLLILGLVLNSLLLFCHGGRTSNYVRRLEATVDMPLDSDVFRVPPGYNAPQQVHITQGDVEGKAVIVSWVTQEAPGSDTVLYWKENSSKKLKAYGKSKTYKFYNYTSGHIHHCTIRNLEYDTKYYYVVGVGQTEREFYFFTPPEVGPDVPYTFGLIGDLGQSFDSNITLTHYENNPTKGQAVLFVGDFSYADQYPNHDNNRWDTWGRFAERSTAYQPWIWTVGNHELDFAPELGETKPFKPFLNRYRTPYRSSGSTEPFWYSIKRGPAYIIVLASYSAYGKYTPQFKWLEKEFPKVNRTETPWLIVLMHSPWYNSYDYHYMEGETMRVMYEPWFVKYKVDVVFAGHVHAYERSERVSNIAYNVVNGICTPVKDKSAPVYITIGDGGNLEGLATRMTEPQPKYSAFREASFGHAVLSIKNRTHAYYGWHRNQDGYAVKGDTMWFYNRFWHPIDDSPSE